In Asanoa sp. WMMD1127, one genomic interval encodes:
- a CDS encoding laminin G domain-containing protein, translating into MTGVPPLDDVAGEWVAAGDLGHLPSLRNQRGQAHVNHDLTSVSWLAAPPFAGGYHTGVLRVDGGVPGVQHYRWKPWGTRRSYRDAHVDVVTDTSLGYDADWLLWRIQVTNTRAEAATVELTQDLFAPVGHSETGWGWLHTVPWNASGEHDYHALERIRDTTRPGAQGAPYLLGPGPRRLRLGRPRPPGIQRDEDSAPMLLEYELPRHVSADWVWPHTTSVRGAVRALTAGTGLAFPGPVVLDDGAEVPLDAFELTPGVALELEFRADDPGHDGVLLTHGNHPDSLQLGIAGGRLWLAICGERETADRPLEAGRWHHIRVEVDAHRAALVLDGAEVARTGHWTRAVRWRSTVDDGTVAVIDTASAARAAYAFAVPPDELVPHGAGARATWRLDLAPGATDTVGFALAWGTGSVAGEARAAAATLDAELAATADAWRRLWAHAFTPGNPDFSGHLPTLRTPDEDLARAYHMGALLAVYLRNTRVGRTGPVFLTGGPRLGATTTFFWDHTEWSRLYAMLDPSGLRAWLLAGLASPYDTAFGYDVRGGGPLGNYYVSNEYALFRLVEHYVGSTGDIAFLSEPAGGRTVLDHLERLAYGVAGRRGDLDGLADFGADAWRVLECVPNYVDGMASFNAAYVGMLRSWAELLRYLGRDSDADRADGVAATLADAVLGLYAGGGRWQIAHPGGRETIGHVLDFGLVAAAMAGDLTREQRAEMVAFVVDKLLAGPWMRALAADDPIAPFSDRPDHGAGGAFGAWPGVTAYGLARLGRPDLAAGVLGRTPRAASGGLWGQAMEIVPGAGELRVRVAGRGVANRDSIAGAATAEAVVAGLFGVEPDFAALRSTTPRPATVTVAGLGTLENLNLRPVPAPVETVAPPH; encoded by the coding sequence GTGACCGGGGTGCCGCCGCTGGACGACGTCGCGGGGGAGTGGGTCGCCGCCGGCGACCTCGGCCACCTGCCGTCGCTGCGCAACCAGCGCGGCCAGGCCCACGTCAACCACGACCTCACCAGCGTCTCCTGGCTGGCCGCACCGCCGTTCGCCGGCGGCTACCACACCGGCGTGCTGCGGGTCGACGGCGGCGTGCCCGGTGTGCAGCACTACCGGTGGAAGCCGTGGGGCACCCGGCGCAGCTACCGCGATGCCCACGTCGACGTCGTCACGGACACCAGCCTCGGCTACGACGCGGACTGGCTGCTCTGGCGGATCCAGGTGACCAACACCCGCGCCGAGGCGGCCACGGTCGAGCTGACCCAGGACCTGTTCGCGCCGGTCGGCCACTCCGAGACCGGCTGGGGCTGGCTCCACACGGTGCCGTGGAACGCGTCCGGGGAGCACGACTACCACGCGCTCGAGCGGATCCGGGACACCACGCGGCCCGGGGCGCAGGGCGCGCCGTACCTGCTCGGCCCGGGCCCGCGCCGGCTGCGCCTCGGCCGGCCGCGCCCGCCGGGCATCCAGCGCGACGAGGACTCCGCGCCGATGCTGCTGGAGTACGAGCTGCCCCGCCACGTCAGCGCCGACTGGGTCTGGCCGCACACCACCTCCGTCCGGGGCGCCGTCCGCGCGCTGACGGCCGGCACCGGCCTCGCCTTCCCCGGCCCGGTTGTGCTCGACGACGGCGCCGAGGTGCCGCTCGACGCGTTCGAGCTGACGCCGGGGGTCGCGCTGGAGCTGGAGTTCCGGGCCGACGACCCGGGCCACGACGGCGTACTGCTGACCCACGGCAACCACCCTGACTCGCTCCAGCTCGGCATCGCCGGCGGGCGGCTCTGGCTGGCGATCTGCGGCGAGCGCGAGACCGCCGACCGGCCGCTCGAAGCGGGCCGCTGGCACCACATCCGCGTCGAGGTCGACGCCCACCGGGCCGCCCTGGTGCTCGACGGCGCCGAGGTTGCCCGCACCGGCCACTGGACCCGCGCCGTCCGCTGGCGGTCCACCGTGGACGACGGCACGGTCGCCGTCATCGACACCGCCTCGGCCGCCCGGGCCGCGTACGCCTTCGCCGTCCCGCCCGACGAGCTCGTGCCGCACGGCGCCGGCGCCCGCGCGACCTGGCGGCTGGACCTGGCGCCCGGCGCGACCGACACCGTCGGCTTCGCCCTCGCCTGGGGCACCGGGTCCGTCGCCGGGGAGGCCCGCGCCGCCGCCGCGACGCTCGACGCGGAGCTGGCCGCGACCGCCGACGCCTGGCGCCGGCTCTGGGCCCACGCGTTCACCCCCGGCAACCCCGACTTCAGCGGCCACCTGCCCACGCTGCGCACGCCCGACGAGGACCTGGCCCGCGCCTACCACATGGGCGCGCTGCTGGCGGTCTACCTGCGCAACACCCGGGTCGGCCGCACCGGCCCGGTCTTCCTCACCGGCGGACCGCGGCTCGGCGCCACCACCACGTTCTTCTGGGACCACACCGAGTGGAGCCGCCTCTACGCCATGCTGGACCCGTCCGGCCTGCGGGCCTGGCTGCTGGCCGGGCTGGCGAGCCCCTACGACACGGCGTTCGGCTACGACGTGCGCGGCGGCGGCCCGCTCGGCAACTACTACGTCTCCAACGAGTACGCGCTGTTCCGGCTGGTCGAGCACTACGTCGGCAGCACCGGCGACATCGCCTTCCTGTCGGAGCCGGCCGGCGGGCGCACGGTGCTCGACCATCTCGAGCGTCTCGCCTACGGGGTCGCCGGCCGGCGCGGCGACCTCGACGGGCTCGCCGACTTCGGCGCCGACGCGTGGCGGGTGCTGGAGTGCGTGCCCAACTACGTCGACGGGATGGCCTCGTTCAACGCCGCCTATGTCGGCATGCTCCGGTCCTGGGCGGAACTGCTGCGCTACCTCGGTCGTGACTCCGACGCGGACCGGGCCGACGGCGTGGCGGCCACGCTCGCGGACGCCGTGCTGGGCCTCTACGCCGGCGGTGGCCGGTGGCAGATCGCCCACCCCGGCGGTCGCGAGACGATCGGGCACGTCCTCGACTTCGGTCTGGTCGCGGCGGCGATGGCCGGCGACCTGACCCGCGAGCAACGGGCCGAGATGGTCGCGTTCGTGGTCGACAAGCTGCTGGCCGGCCCGTGGATGCGGGCGCTGGCGGCCGACGACCCGATCGCGCCGTTCTCGGACCGGCCCGACCACGGTGCCGGAGGCGCGTTCGGCGCCTGGCCCGGCGTCACCGCGTACGGGCTGGCCCGGCTGGGCCGGCCCGACCTCGCGGCCGGCGTGCTCGGCAGGACCCCGCGGGCCGCCTCGGGCGGCCTGTGGGGACAGGCGATGGAGATCGTCCCCGGCGCCGGGGAGCTGCGTGTCCGCGTCGCCGGCCGCGGCGTCGCCAACCGCGACTCGATCGCCGGGGCGGCCACCGCCGAGGCGGTCGTCGCCGGCCTCTTCGGCGTGGAGCCCGACTTCGCCGCCCTGCGCTCCACCACCCCCCGTCCCGCAACGGTCACCGTCGCCGGCCTCGGCACGCTCGAGAACCTCAACCTGCGCCCCGTCCCGGCGCCGGTGGAGACGGTGGCCCCACCGCACTAG
- a CDS encoding discoidin domain-containing protein yields the protein MRTRPSRRVIAGTVVAAVVAGVGLATPAPAQAATPTPDQQWAAIQSLLANIKGRWTDQSYVNSVVNGMPSTALLGNGDIGVTSSGSAGVKTFLVAKGNFWRGNPGPATAPVGGVTLAAASGSTSSNLALGATATASTSHPSFPQSRAVSGQWGPGYEGWVSEVGKPQTLTLDLGSAKTFTRYIARHDSAARPAETANNTKNFQVLTSTDNQNWSSWDTVTNNTAAVTDRTLGSRTARWVRLVSTEPTQGTTADSQQNPRARIGQFELYGTGGGPGGGSGGTFLEEQNILRGEVDTTMTIGGQPVVLKTWVAANDNLLVTQIRSTGSAPVRLEARTWSGATNPMGGFTQTAGASGNTTWAARTTPGGSRWVSRAALASRLIGASPVAAPTASGNTARFQFDLQPGQTLRLLTAVAGGGANNADPAPGARSLADAQTGTALDGLYNGHVEWWKQFWLRSYVDLNDDVLERFYYAAQYFLGSASRNGRTAPGLYGLWTTKDDPYFSGDYHLNYNFVANFYGAYSSNRADLALPMIDAVISYLPEARRRSTQELQQVKSDYVTPRFGSGGIPGGVLFPVGISPFGGTPDGNYWQQVGNALFNVVEFIAYWDYTRDRTYLQTKAYPFMKEVATFFSRWMEYDAATGRYTTWGGPHEGTWARNPSLDVGMLRYLLTSLLAASNELGLDAGSRPLWQQMLNGLPPIATTTHNGKSVYALGDPGTVSDGRAIRPGDNTVNLEFIHPGEGLGLNSPAADRQRAIDTLDAMNSWGQDNSFPKVFTQAARVGYPAQSLIDKLKAQIAAKTDPNLRIRDEWHGLEKSGATEAVNNLLLQSDDGIIRVFPVWPAARDASFVKLREKDAFLVSSALAGGRVSYVDITSEAGRQVRLRNPWPGRPVVVTRVGGGAVTPSVTGDVVSFATQAGATYTITSP from the coding sequence GTGAGAACCCGTCCGTCCCGCCGGGTGATCGCCGGAACCGTCGTCGCCGCTGTGGTGGCCGGTGTCGGGCTCGCGACGCCCGCCCCGGCCCAGGCCGCGACACCGACCCCCGACCAGCAGTGGGCGGCGATCCAGTCGCTGCTCGCGAACATCAAGGGCCGCTGGACCGACCAGTCCTATGTGAACTCCGTCGTCAACGGCATGCCCAGCACCGCTCTGCTGGGCAACGGCGACATCGGTGTCACCTCGTCCGGCAGCGCCGGCGTCAAGACGTTCCTCGTCGCCAAGGGCAACTTCTGGCGCGGCAACCCGGGCCCGGCGACCGCGCCCGTCGGCGGGGTCACGCTCGCGGCGGCCAGCGGCTCCACGTCGAGCAACCTGGCCCTCGGCGCCACCGCCACGGCCAGCACTTCGCATCCGTCGTTCCCACAATCCCGGGCCGTCAGCGGCCAGTGGGGCCCCGGCTACGAGGGCTGGGTCTCCGAGGTCGGCAAGCCACAGACGCTCACCCTCGACCTCGGCAGCGCGAAGACTTTCACCCGCTACATCGCCCGGCACGACAGCGCGGCCCGGCCGGCCGAGACCGCCAACAACACAAAGAACTTTCAGGTGCTCACCTCGACCGACAACCAGAACTGGTCGAGCTGGGACACCGTCACCAACAACACGGCCGCGGTCACCGACCGGACGCTCGGGTCGCGTACCGCCCGGTGGGTCCGGTTGGTTTCCACCGAGCCGACGCAGGGCACGACGGCCGACTCGCAGCAGAACCCGCGGGCCCGGATCGGCCAGTTCGAGCTCTACGGCACCGGCGGCGGGCCGGGCGGTGGCTCGGGCGGGACGTTCCTCGAGGAGCAGAACATCCTGCGCGGCGAGGTCGACACCACGATGACCATCGGCGGCCAGCCCGTCGTGCTCAAGACCTGGGTCGCCGCCAACGACAACCTGCTGGTCACCCAGATCCGCTCGACCGGCAGCGCCCCGGTGCGGCTGGAGGCGCGCACCTGGTCCGGGGCCACCAATCCGATGGGCGGCTTCACCCAGACGGCGGGTGCCTCCGGCAACACGACCTGGGCCGCGCGGACCACGCCCGGCGGGTCGCGCTGGGTGTCCCGCGCGGCCCTGGCGAGCCGCCTGATCGGGGCGAGCCCGGTGGCCGCGCCGACCGCGTCGGGCAACACGGCCCGGTTCCAGTTCGACCTGCAGCCGGGCCAGACGCTGCGCCTGCTGACCGCGGTGGCCGGCGGCGGGGCCAACAACGCCGACCCTGCGCCGGGCGCCCGGTCGTTGGCCGACGCCCAGACCGGAACGGCCCTCGACGGCCTCTACAACGGGCACGTCGAGTGGTGGAAGCAGTTCTGGCTCCGTTCCTATGTGGACCTCAACGACGACGTGCTGGAGCGGTTCTACTACGCCGCACAATATTTCCTCGGCTCGGCATCGCGGAACGGCAGGACGGCGCCCGGGCTCTACGGGCTCTGGACCACCAAGGACGACCCCTACTTCTCCGGGGACTACCACCTCAACTACAACTTCGTCGCCAACTTCTACGGCGCGTACTCGTCGAACCGGGCCGACCTGGCCCTGCCGATGATCGACGCGGTGATCTCCTACCTGCCGGAGGCCCGCCGCCGGTCGACGCAGGAGCTGCAGCAGGTCAAGTCCGACTACGTGACGCCGCGGTTCGGGTCCGGTGGGATACCGGGCGGCGTGCTGTTCCCGGTCGGCATCAGCCCGTTCGGCGGCACACCGGACGGCAACTACTGGCAGCAGGTGGGCAACGCGCTGTTCAACGTCGTCGAGTTCATCGCCTACTGGGACTACACCCGCGACCGGACCTACCTGCAGACGAAGGCGTACCCCTTCATGAAGGAGGTCGCCACGTTCTTCAGCCGATGGATGGAGTACGACGCCGCCACCGGCCGCTACACCACGTGGGGCGGGCCGCACGAGGGCACCTGGGCCCGGAACCCGAGCCTCGACGTGGGGATGCTGCGCTACCTGCTGACGTCGCTGCTGGCGGCCAGCAACGAGCTCGGTCTCGACGCCGGGTCACGGCCGTTGTGGCAGCAGATGCTGAACGGGCTGCCGCCGATCGCCACGACGACGCACAACGGGAAGTCGGTCTACGCCCTGGGCGATCCCGGCACGGTCTCCGACGGGCGGGCGATCCGGCCCGGTGACAACACGGTCAACCTCGAGTTCATCCACCCGGGCGAGGGCCTCGGCCTCAACTCGCCGGCCGCCGACCGCCAGCGGGCGATCGACACGCTGGACGCGATGAACTCGTGGGGCCAGGACAACAGCTTCCCGAAGGTGTTCACGCAGGCGGCCCGCGTGGGCTACCCGGCGCAGAGCCTGATCGACAAGCTGAAGGCCCAGATCGCCGCGAAGACGGACCCGAACCTGCGGATCCGCGACGAGTGGCACGGCCTGGAGAAGTCCGGCGCGACCGAGGCCGTCAACAACCTGCTGCTGCAGAGCGACGACGGCATCATCCGGGTGTTTCCGGTCTGGCCGGCGGCCCGGGACGCCAGCTTCGTCAAGCTGCGCGAGAAGGACGCGTTTCTCGTGTCCAGCGCGCTGGCCGGCGGGCGGGTGTCCTATGTCGACATCACCAGCGAGGCCGGCCGGCAGGTGCGGCTGCGCAACCCGTGGCCGGGGCGGCCGGTCGTGGTCACCCGGGTCGGCGGCGGCGCGGTCACGCCGTCGGTCACCGGCGACGTGGTCTCGTTCGCGACCCAGGCGGGCGCGACCTACACGATCACGTCGCCCTAG
- a CDS encoding NAD(+)/NADH kinase, with protein MISVGLVLHPTKPVAESVDMIVDSARDEPVRVVAREIDRTRVPPGVDVVPEAAFREQVDGVVALGGDGTMLGAMRLMTGRPVPILGVNHGNLGFLVEVTPSGLPSALRRLATGDYTVESHAALEVNAGETRACAFNDVVIGRTGAGRTASVDLTVNEVHYGYYKADAVIVATPTGSTAYNYSAGGPILSPSSNALVVTPVAPMSGISRPVVLGGGDRVSFQAEGALVVEADGTGAHPVAAGTDLTVHLKPDAAQVVRLSPRDYANRSRVRLSLLDLPLRPDQLLELIPLELRRNVAAAIDAPPEPPTADGSGAPTQGS; from the coding sequence ATGATCTCCGTCGGTCTGGTGCTCCACCCGACGAAGCCGGTCGCCGAGTCGGTCGACATGATCGTCGACTCCGCCCGCGACGAGCCGGTCCGGGTGGTGGCCCGCGAGATCGACCGCACCCGGGTCCCGCCGGGCGTCGACGTCGTCCCGGAGGCCGCGTTCCGCGAGCAGGTGGACGGGGTCGTGGCGCTCGGTGGCGACGGCACCATGCTGGGCGCGATGCGCCTGATGACCGGCCGGCCGGTGCCGATCCTCGGGGTCAACCATGGCAACCTGGGTTTCCTGGTCGAGGTCACCCCGAGCGGACTGCCGTCGGCGCTGCGCCGGCTGGCCACCGGCGACTACACCGTCGAGAGCCACGCGGCGCTGGAGGTCAACGCCGGCGAGACGAGAGCCTGCGCGTTCAACGACGTGGTGATCGGCCGGACCGGGGCGGGCCGCACCGCCTCGGTCGACCTGACGGTCAACGAGGTGCACTACGGCTACTACAAGGCCGACGCCGTCATCGTCGCCACGCCCACCGGCTCGACGGCCTACAACTACTCGGCGGGCGGGCCGATCCTGTCGCCGTCGTCCAACGCGCTGGTGGTGACGCCGGTGGCGCCGATGTCCGGCATCAGCCGGCCCGTGGTGCTCGGCGGCGGCGACCGGGTCTCGTTCCAGGCCGAGGGCGCGCTCGTCGTCGAGGCCGACGGGACGGGCGCGCACCCGGTCGCCGCCGGCACCGACCTGACCGTGCACCTCAAGCCCGACGCCGCGCAGGTCGTGCGGTTGTCGCCGCGCGACTACGCCAACCGCAGCCGCGTGCGGCTCAGCCTGCTGGACCTGCCGCTGCGGCCGGACCAGCTGCTGGAGCTCATCCCGCTGGAGCTGCGCCGCAACGTGGCCGCCGCCATCGATGCGCCGCCCGAGCCGCCCACGGCGGACGGCTCGGGCGCCCCTACCCAGGGGTCCTAG
- a CDS encoding bifunctional diguanylate cyclase/phosphodiesterase produces the protein MWARRRPAFVAFNVATLAAALAVLLTHLGGATANARDAAFWVMVVLAVLAGLTAFAADIGPERVKVTVAPTVCFTFAILLTFGLWPAAAAQAVACLVIAWRLGRTPAAAVVAAARYTLALGAASAVLWLGRPDPFRDGGDSSLATDALAVVAAGVAWLAVYGVLFLGTRLGEGLTWRRALVVVRDQVLFNSALLVLSPVLAFAALINVAFVPLAIIPLYAVQRLARLSTQRENIARQDPLTGLANRSGLRGAYDRLILSGTTDDPAPTLLVLDLDRFKQVNDALGHDIGDHLLIAVAKRLPTIDPHVGVAARLGGDEFAILARARDPRRLAEAVVRNLNQPVYLEGLRVDVTASVGLATDEGEGFATLLRHADVAMYEAKQHGDMIAAYDERADRASPAQLSLLADFRRALEVDDTVRLRAFYQPQVSLRTGRIEGVEALLRWNHPQLGPIRADEIVALAEHTPVMVMLTRGMIDRVTAQVATWNAQGVTLRAALNVSTRDLYSDELIDHLAHRIAYHEIPPGQIQIELTESAILADVRRAQAPLRRIADLGVTICLDDFGTGYSSLQHLRRLPISEIKIDKSFIAGMAHNSDDAAIVRSTIELARSLHIRTVAEGVEDDITHKLLAKNRCDLVQGWHTARPMPGEELPAWLDEHKRQRRAA, from the coding sequence GTGTGGGCACGACGGCGCCCGGCTTTCGTCGCCTTCAACGTGGCGACGTTGGCGGCGGCGCTCGCCGTCCTGCTCACGCATCTGGGCGGCGCGACCGCCAACGCCCGGGACGCCGCCTTCTGGGTCATGGTCGTCCTCGCGGTGCTCGCGGGGCTGACCGCGTTCGCCGCCGACATCGGGCCCGAGCGCGTCAAGGTGACCGTCGCGCCGACCGTCTGCTTCACCTTCGCGATCCTGCTGACCTTCGGGCTCTGGCCGGCCGCCGCCGCGCAGGCCGTCGCCTGTCTCGTGATCGCCTGGCGCCTGGGCCGCACGCCCGCGGCCGCCGTGGTGGCCGCGGCCCGCTACACGCTCGCGTTGGGCGCCGCGTCGGCCGTGCTGTGGCTGGGCAGACCCGACCCGTTCCGCGACGGCGGCGACTCCAGTCTCGCCACCGACGCCTTGGCGGTGGTCGCCGCCGGGGTGGCCTGGCTCGCCGTCTACGGCGTGCTGTTCCTCGGCACCCGGCTGGGCGAAGGGCTGACGTGGCGGCGGGCCCTGGTGGTCGTGCGCGACCAGGTGCTGTTCAACTCCGCGCTGCTCGTGCTGAGCCCGGTGCTGGCCTTCGCGGCCCTGATCAACGTGGCGTTCGTGCCGCTGGCGATCATCCCGCTCTACGCGGTGCAGCGGCTGGCCCGGCTGTCGACCCAGCGGGAGAACATCGCCCGCCAGGACCCGCTGACCGGCCTGGCGAACCGGTCCGGCCTGCGTGGCGCGTACGACCGGCTGATCCTCAGCGGCACCACCGACGACCCGGCGCCCACCCTGCTGGTCCTGGATCTCGACCGGTTCAAGCAGGTCAACGACGCGCTCGGGCACGACATCGGCGACCATCTCCTGATCGCGGTGGCCAAGCGCCTGCCCACCATCGACCCGCACGTCGGGGTGGCGGCCCGGCTGGGCGGCGACGAGTTCGCCATCCTGGCCCGCGCCCGCGACCCGCGCCGCCTGGCCGAAGCGGTGGTGCGCAACCTCAACCAGCCCGTCTATCTCGAGGGCCTGCGGGTCGACGTGACCGCCTCGGTGGGCCTGGCGACCGACGAGGGCGAGGGCTTCGCGACGCTGCTGCGGCACGCCGACGTGGCGATGTACGAGGCCAAACAGCACGGCGACATGATCGCGGCGTACGACGAGCGGGCCGACCGGGCCAGCCCGGCGCAGCTGAGCCTGCTGGCCGACTTCCGCCGCGCGCTGGAGGTCGACGACACCGTCCGCCTCCGGGCGTTCTATCAGCCCCAGGTCTCGCTGCGCACCGGCCGCATCGAGGGGGTCGAGGCGCTGCTGCGCTGGAACCACCCGCAGCTGGGCCCCATCCGGGCCGACGAGATCGTCGCGCTGGCCGAGCACACGCCGGTCATGGTGATGCTGACGAGGGGCATGATCGACCGGGTCACCGCCCAGGTCGCCACCTGGAACGCGCAGGGCGTCACGCTGCGGGCGGCGCTCAACGTCAGCACCCGCGACCTCTACAGCGACGAGCTGATCGACCATCTGGCGCACCGGATCGCGTACCACGAGATCCCGCCGGGCCAGATCCAGATCGAGCTGACCGAGAGCGCGATCCTGGCCGACGTGCGCCGGGCCCAGGCGCCGCTGCGCCGCATCGCGGACCTCGGCGTCACCATCTGCCTCGACGACTTCGGCACGGGATATTCGTCGTTGCAGCACCTGCGCCGCCTGCCGATCAGCGAGATCAAAATCGACAAGTCGTTCATCGCCGGCATGGCCCACAACAGCGACGACGCGGCGATCGTCCGGTCGACCATCGAGCTGGCGAGGTCGCTGCACATCCGCACGGTCGCGGAGGGCGTCGAGGACGACATCACGCACAAGCTCCTGGCCAAGAACCGCTGCGACCTGGTGCAGGGCTGGCACACCGCCCGCCCGATGCCCGGCGAGGAGCTGCCGGCCTGGCTCGACGAGCACAAACGCCAACGCCGCGCCGCTTAG
- a CDS encoding TetR family transcriptional regulator has product MHRRARSPEAKQQRAEDLLAAARALAAEAGGVRHVTLAAVTEAAGLHPSAVRRYFASKEELLLELAERGWARWREGVEAELAGARDLTPAETAAAVARTLAAQPLFCDLLTHVPLSLEGEVDIDRARRYKTSSFAAYDGIVSTLTTTGTMTTDQVHDLITAALGLTANLWQLAHPTATLAKLYEQEPRWAHAALDFEPRLTRLLQATATGLT; this is encoded by the coding sequence ATGCACCGTCGGGCCCGCTCACCGGAGGCGAAGCAGCAGCGCGCCGAGGACCTGCTGGCCGCGGCCCGCGCCCTGGCCGCCGAGGCCGGCGGGGTCCGGCACGTGACGCTCGCGGCCGTCACGGAGGCGGCCGGCCTGCACCCGTCGGCCGTGCGCCGCTACTTCGCCAGCAAGGAGGAGCTGCTGCTGGAGCTGGCGGAGCGCGGCTGGGCGCGGTGGCGGGAGGGCGTCGAGGCGGAGCTGGCCGGCGCCCGCGACCTGACGCCGGCGGAGACGGCCGCGGCGGTGGCCCGCACGCTGGCGGCACAGCCGCTGTTCTGCGACCTGCTCACCCACGTGCCGCTCAGCCTGGAGGGCGAGGTCGACATCGACCGGGCGCGCCGCTACAAGACGAGCTCGTTCGCGGCGTACGACGGGATCGTGTCGACGTTGACCACCACCGGCACGATGACCACCGATCAGGTGCACGACCTGATCACCGCGGCCCTGGGCCTGACCGCCAACCTGTGGCAGCTCGCGCACCCGACGGCGACGCTGGCGAAGCTCTACGAGCAGGAGCCGCGGTGGGCGCACGCGGCCCTCGACTTCGAGCCGCGCCTGACCCGCCTGCTCCAGGCCACCGCGACCGGCCTGACATGA
- a CDS encoding nuclear transport factor 2 family protein has translation MSRDPERVAALFTEDGVYEAPLASVGDVFPPRMSGRAAIRDGLAAAYRRMAPPTDPVDPERTRFALHVTADPDVFIAEIDTAFASGATMSLVQIFRVRDGLIHHLRDYFAPVR, from the coding sequence ATGAGTCGGGATCCGGAGCGGGTCGCGGCTCTGTTCACTGAGGACGGTGTCTACGAGGCGCCGCTCGCGAGCGTGGGCGACGTCTTTCCGCCCAGGATGAGTGGGCGCGCGGCCATCCGGGACGGGCTCGCCGCCGCCTATCGGCGGATGGCCCCGCCGACCGACCCGGTCGATCCCGAGCGCACCCGCTTCGCGCTGCACGTCACCGCGGATCCCGACGTCTTCATCGCGGAGATAGACACCGCCTTCGCGTCCGGCGCGACCATGTCGCTCGTGCAGATCTTCCGGGTTCGCGACGGGCTGATCCACCACCTGCGCGACTACTTCGCGCCCGTGCGCTAA
- a CDS encoding carbohydrate ABC transporter permease: protein MTTIGDTRDRPTAGGRTALTPPPETPSPRRRRPSGRTRVLVAAAVTLVFAAPIYLMLVNAFKPQERILGNPVAPPWPPTLDNLTEALSRPDNLIPLGLRNSLIVAVCSVALIVPLGSAFSFYISRRSGRVKAAILVALSAGLMIPPQVTLLPTIRILTWIGLDHSYPGLILANLGGGYLSFAVFVYVGFMRSVPDEIVQAARLDGASGLRIWWQIVMPLVRPATATVVIFLTLWIWNDFLNPLFILGPLQGQTITTGLYLTIGQYSVDYGQLFGIMFLAGALPVVGYLTVQKQFVAGLTSGASK, encoded by the coding sequence ATGACGACCATCGGGGATACGCGCGACCGCCCGACCGCCGGCGGGAGGACCGCCCTGACACCGCCGCCCGAAACGCCCAGCCCCCGACGCCGCCGCCCGAGCGGGCGCACCCGGGTCCTGGTCGCGGCCGCCGTCACGCTGGTATTCGCCGCGCCGATCTATCTCATGCTGGTCAACGCGTTCAAGCCGCAGGAGCGGATCCTCGGCAACCCGGTCGCGCCGCCCTGGCCGCCGACGCTGGACAACCTGACCGAGGCGCTGAGCCGGCCCGACAACCTGATTCCGCTCGGGCTGCGCAACTCGCTGATCGTCGCGGTCTGCTCGGTCGCCCTGATCGTCCCGCTCGGCTCCGCGTTCAGCTTCTACATCTCCAGGCGCAGCGGGCGGGTCAAGGCCGCGATCCTCGTCGCGCTCTCCGCCGGACTGATGATCCCGCCGCAGGTCACCCTGCTGCCCACAATCAGGATCCTGACCTGGATCGGCCTCGACCACTCGTACCCCGGGCTGATCCTGGCGAACCTGGGCGGCGGCTACCTGAGCTTCGCGGTCTTCGTCTACGTCGGATTCATGCGCTCGGTGCCCGACGAGATCGTCCAGGCGGCCCGGCTCGACGGCGCCAGCGGCCTGCGGATCTGGTGGCAGATCGTCATGCCGCTGGTCCGCCCGGCCACCGCCACCGTGGTCATCTTCCTGACCCTGTGGATCTGGAACGACTTCCTGAACCCGCTGTTCATCCTCGGCCCGCTGCAGGGCCAGACCATCACCACGGGCCTCTACCTGACGATTGGACAGTACTCAGTGGACTACGGCCAGCTCTTCGGCATCATGTTCCTCGCCGGCGCGCTGCCGGTGGTCGGCTATCTCACGGTGCAGAAGCAGTTCGTCGCGGGCCTCACGTCGGGCGCCAGCAAGTGA